The Hymenobacter oligotrophus genome segment GGGGCTTTGCTGTCGAGCCATGTATCTGTTTGTCCGTACGTGGGTTGCTGTCCCGTCTTGCTTTGTTCTGAGCGCCATTGTTCTAGCGCTGCCACTGGCACGGAGCCTGCGAGTCGGAAGGTAACAAACACGGTTTCGTTGGGCGGGAGGATATGCGGTAGGTTGCGCCGATAGTGCGTTAAGGACATAAAAGGGTAGTTAGTGGCGCGGAGTGGTACTCTGCGTGGCGCCAACAGCGCCAATAAAGGCTCTGGTACGTTTGAGTCTGGTACCGAATGGCGGCTTTTGGCCGCCCGCGGAGTACCACTCCGCGCCACAGCTCTGGCTGCTAATCCAGCACCGAGCCTACGGTGCGCAGCTTCAGCTCTGTTTCCTGCCACTCGCGGCTGGGGTCCGATTCGGCCGTGAGGCCCGTGCCGGCGTACAGAATGGCCTCGGTGGGGCGTAACTGCATGCAGCGCAGATTCACGAACAAGCGCGAAATGCCCGGCGTAGGCAGGTTCACCGGACCTAGGAAGCCGCTGTAGTAGGTGCGGTCGTAGCCCTCGTGGCGTTGTAAAAAGCTGAGTGCCGCCTCGCGGGGCATGCCGCCCACGGCCGAGGTGGGGTGCAGCAGGCGCAGCATGTCCGTACCCAGGGTCGGAAAGCGGTTGCGCTTCAGATCGACGCGGAAATCGGTGCGCAGGTGCAGCAAGTTGCCGGCGGCCACGGTGCGCGGTCCGGTTTCGTCGTAGTCGCGCAAGCGCAATTGCTTAAAGCAATTCACGATGTAGCGCGCCACCAGGGCTTGCTCCTCAATATCCTTCTGGCGCCACACGGCCGTTTGAGCCGTCATTTCCTCCGTAATAGGCTGCGTGCCCGCTAAAGCCATGGTGCGGAACTCCGCGCCGTCGATTTCTACCAGAATTTCGGGCGTGGCGCCCAGCCAAGTGCCCGCTTGCGGCGCACTTACCAGCGACACAAACGCCCGAGGGTGCTGGCGGCACAACGCATCGAAAGCACCTAGGGCATCGAAGCCAGTAGGCAGCGGCCGGCGGGCAGCCCGGCTCGATACGACTTTCGTGACTTCGCCCGCCCGAATGGCCGCCACGCCCCGCGCCACCAATGCTTCGTAGGCTTCGCGGTCGGTGGTGTGGGGGAAGGGTTGCGGGCTCACGTGCCACGGCAACTCCTCCGGCGCAGTGGTGTCGTGCAGCACGCGTTGTACGGCAGCGGCCGCTTCGGCCGGCAGGCCATGCGAAAGCGTAAGTTGCTGGCCGGCCGAGAGGTCGAGCACGGCATCGGCGGGCAACAGCAAGGCCTCGGCCGTGTCGCTGTCCTGAAAAGGGTAAAAGGCAAAACCGGCCTGCGCCGAGGGCTCGAGCGAAGGCGGCAAGCCCGATAAGTGCAGAGGGCGCAGGCTGAGCAACAGCACCGGCGCCGTGGCATTGGGCAAGCGCCACAAAGCCACCGAGCCGCCGTGGCGCAAGGCCAGGGCAATCAGCCGCCGCACGGTGGCGTGCGCAACGGTTTCGGCTACCGCGTGGCTGCTCACGATTGCGGCGCTTTAGCGGCCGGCAAGTCAATCACGGCCATGGTAATGCGGCTGATGCACACCAGGGCGTCGGTTTCTTCGTGCCGAATCCGGATTTCCCACACCTGCGTGGAGCGCCCCACATGAATGGCTTCGGCGCGGCCCACCACGTAGCCCGAGCGCACCCCTTTCAGATGGTTGGCGTTGATTTCTAACCCCACGCAAGCCTGCCGCGTACGGTCTACTTGCAGCACTGCCCCAATACTGCCCAGCGTTTCGGCCAAGGCCACCGAGGCGCCGCCGTGGAGCAGCCCCATCGGCTGATGCGTGCGGTGATCCACGGGCATCCGGCCTTCAATCATTCGCTCGCCCACAGCCGTGAGCTCAATGCCCAAGGTTTCGCCCATGGTGTTGCGGCACCACGCGTTGAGTTCGGCAAGGGTAGGGAAGGAGGCAGGCAGCATCGCGTATCAGCAAAAAATGTTCGGCGGCCCGCAAAGCAGTACTTTCGGGCCCTTATTCAACAAAACTACGCCCCGAAACTGCGTGGTCAAGAAAATCTATCTCATTCGCCACGGCCAGACGTACTTCAACGTGCGCGGCATTGTGCAGGGCAGCGGCGTCGATGCTCCCCTCAACGAGCAAGGCGTGGCCCAGGCCGCCCAGTTTTACAACGCCTACCAGCATGTGCCCTTCGATCGGGTGTACATCTCTACGCTGATGCGCACCCGCCAATCGGTGCAGCCCTTCCTGGATGCCGGCCTGCCCCACGAGCAGCACCGCGCCCTCGACGAAATCAGCTGGGGCAACCGCGAGGGCACGCGTATCACGCCCGAAGAAGACATCGAGTACCACGGCATCCTGAAAGCCTGGCAGCGCGGCGAAACGCACCTGTCGTTTGTGGGCGGCGAAAGCCCCGATCAGGTGGCCGCCCGCCAACGCCCCTTTATTGAGGAGGTACTACGCGGCCGCCCCCACGAAGAAACCATTTTGGTGTGCATGCACGGCCGGGCCATGCGCGTGCTGCTGTGCCAGCTGCTCAACTACCCGCTCAGCGCCATGGATTTGTTTGACCACCGCAACCTGTGCTTGTATCAAGTGCATTTCACGGGCTCCATGTTCAGCGTACGCTCGTATATGGATACCCAGCATTTGGGCTGATAACGATTGCATAACTTCTGGTTTGTGCCCGCAAGAAATACGGTCTATTTTTGGCGGCTTGAACCCAACTGACGACTTGAAATGGCCGAAATCATAAAAATGCCCAAGATGAGCGACACGATGACCGAAGGGGTCATTGCGGCGTGGCTCAAAAAGGTGGGCGACAAGGTAAAGTCTGGCGATATCCTGGCTGAGGTAGAAACCGATAAGGCTACCATGGAGCTGGAGAACTACGAAGACGGCACCTTGCTCTATATCGGTCCGAAAGAGAAAGAAGCCGTGCCGGTTGATGGCGTACTCGCCATTGTAGGCAAAGAAGGCGAAGATATTTCTGGCTTGCTTAGCCAAATTGGCGGCAACGGCGGAGCGGCTGCACAGCCTGCCCCGGCACCTGCTCCGGCTCCGGCCGCTGCTCCGGCGCCCGCACCTGCCCCCGCGCCGCAAGCCGCCGCCCCGGCAGCCGCTGCCACCGCTACGGCTAAGCCCGCCGCCGGCAACGGCAAAAAGGCTACAGTGGTGCGCATGCCCAAAATGAGCGACACCATGACCGAGGGCGTAATTGCCTCGTGGCTCAAGAAGGTGGGCGACAAAGTAAAATCGGGCGACATTCTGGCCGAAGTGGAAACCGACAAGGCCACCATGGAGCTGGAGAACTACGAAGACGGCACGCTGCTGTACATCGGCCCGAAGGATGGCGAATCGGTACCAGTCGACGGGGTGCTGGCCATCATCGGCGAAGAAGGTGCCGACGTTGACGCGCTCCTAGGTGGTGGTTCGGGCGGCAGCCAGCAGCAAGGCTTTACGCCTTCAGCCGCCGGCGAAGCCGAGCAGGACGACGTTCGCGCCAACTCGGAACTGGAGGAAGCCAAAACCGACCGCGACATCCAGGCCCGCGCCGAGGCTACTGGCCAATCGTCGGGTGGTGCTGCCGTGCCGGCTGGCTCGCAAGGCCAAGCAACCTCGCAGGGCACGCCCCAGGGTGGCCGCTTGTTCGTGTCGCCGCTGGCCAAGCGCATTGCGCAGGAGAAAGGCATCGACCTTAGCACTGTGAAGGGCTCGGGCGAAAACGGCCGCATCGTTTCGCGCGACCTCGAGAACGTGCAGCCCGGCGCGCAGCCTCAGGCTGCTCCGGCTCCGCAAGCCGTTGCCGCCCCGGCCCCCGCTGCGCAAGCGGCTCCGGCCCCGGCTGCTGCACCTGCGCCGGCGGCTCCCGCCGCTGCCGAAGGCACCTACACCGAAACGCAGGTGTCGCAGATGCGCAAGGTTATTGCCCGCCGCCTTGCCGAAAGCAAGTTCTCGGCGCCGCACTTCTACCTCACGATGGAAATTTCGATGGACAAAGCCATCGAAGCCCGTCAGCGCCTCAACGAACTGTCGCCGGTGAAGCTGTCGTTCAACGACATGGTTATCAAGGCTTCGGCTGTAGCCCTGAAGCAGCACCCGACCATCAACTCGTCGTGGCTCGGCGACAAGATTCGCCAGAACAAGGTGTACAACATTGGGGTGGCCGTAGCCGTGGAAGAAGGCCTGTTGGTGCCTGTAATCCGCAACGCTGATCAGAAAGGCCTCTCGCAAATTGCCGCTGAGGTGAAAGACCTGGCCGGCAAAGCCAAGAGCAAAAAGCTGCAGCCCTCGGAGTGGGAAGGCAACACCTTCACCATCTCGAACCTAGGCATGTTTGGCATCGAGGAGTTCACGGCCATCATCAATCCGCCCGATGCGTGCATTCTGGCCGTGGGTGGCATCAAACAAACGCCGGTGGTAAAAGATGGTCAGATCGTGGTGGGCAACATCATGAAAGTGACCCTCTCGTGCGACCACCGCGTGGTTGACGGTGCCAGCGGCGCCGCCTTCCTGCAGACGCTGAAAAGCCTGCTGGAAGACCCCATGCGCATGCTGATTTGATTGAATGGACAATGAGCGATGAGCAATGAGCAATGGTCGTGCGGCCAAGCTCATTGCTCATCGCCGTTTGATTCAGGTCAATTGTTCATTGCTCATTGTTAATTGATCATTGAAATGAGAATTCGCTCAACTACCGTCCTAGGTGTTCGGCACAACGGCGAAATAGCCGTGGGGGCCGATGGCCAGGCCACCATGGATAAGCACGTAGCCAAGAACAACGTCCGCAAGATTCGGCAACTGCACGGCGGCAAAGTCGTGACGGGGTTTGCCGGCTCTACGGCCGATGCCTTTACGCTGCTGGAACGCTTTGAGGAGAAGCTGGGCCAATTCGGCCAGAACCTAAAGCGCGCGGCCATTGAGCTAGCCAAGGACTGGCGCAAGGATCAATACCTGCGCAAGCTGGAGGCCATGATGGTGGTGGCCGACAAAGACGAGCTGCTGATTGTAGCCGGCACTGGCGACGTACTGGAACCCGACTCCGACGTGGCCGCCATAGGCTCGGGCGCCATGTTTGCGCAGGCTGCTGCGCTGGCCCTCAAAAAGCACGCGCCGCACCTCACGGCCCGCCAGATGGTAGAAGAAGCCCTGCACATTGCGGCCGATATCTGCATCTACACCAACCACAACATCATCATCGAAGAGCCAAGCCAAACGGCCTAACGCTCATGACTGAGGACCTGATTTACTACAACTCGCGCTGGCGCCACGCGCTGCTCACGTTTGGTGGGCTTGCGTTTGTGGCCATGGGGGTTTGGTTGCTAGTAAAAACAGATAAATGGGGGTTGGGATTGGTCAGCATCCTGTTTTTTGGCGCGTGCGCGGCCGTTGGCATCTGGCAAATGGTCGATACGCGTCCGAGGCTGCGGATCACGGATGAAGGCATCCTGGATAGAACGCTGGGAGTAGGCCTCATCCGTTGGACCGACATTGCTGACGCTTATGTAAATGCCGTTAACCGTGAGCATTTCATCTGCCTGCACCTGCACAACGAGGAGGAATACGTTGGTCGGTTGTCGCCCTTGCGGCGTAAACTGGCAAACGCCAACCATGCGCTTGGCTTTACCACCATCTCCATAAACCTGAGCGGCGTAGACATTAACCCGGAGCAGCTCTTGGAGTACATCCTAAAGCAAAGCGCCGCGGCCCAGTTGCAGCGCCCCTTAACTTAAACCACTGCCCGTATCGGGTTTCTTTTGTTAGCAACCTAGGGGCAATAGCACGCAGTTCAGAATCGTCGATGTTGCGTATACCCGTTGAACGATTCCGGGCTTCATTTTGATTGTACACCGCACACCCTCTACTACCGAACTCTGACTCGATGAACGTAACCAACTTCCTCAAGCACCACTACCGCCACTTCAACGCTGCTGCCCTGATCGACGCAGCCGAAGGCTACAACAAGCACCTCGCCGAAGGTGGCAAGATGATGATTACCCTGGCCGGTGCCATGAGCACCGCCGAGATGGGCATTCAGCTGGCCGAACTCATTCGCCAGGATAAAGTGCATATCATCAGCTGCACGGGTGCCAACCTCGAGGAGGACATCTTTAACCTAGTAGCGCACGATTTCTACGAGCGTGTGCCCAACTACCGCGACCTTACGCCGGCCGACGAGCAAGCCCTGCTCGACCGCCACATGAACCGCGTAACGGATACTTGCATTCCGGAAGAGGAAGCCATGCGCCGCCTCGAGCACTCGGTGCTGAAGTTCTGGGAGAAGGCCGACAAAGCCGGCGAGCGGTACTTCCCGCACGAGTTCTTCTACCAAATCTTGAAGTCGGGCGAGCTGGAGCAGCACTACCAGATCGACCCCAAAGACTCGTGGATGCTGGCCGCTGCCGAGAAAAATCTGCCCATCATCTGCCCGGGCTGGGAAGACTCGACCCTAGGTAACATCTTCGCCGGTCACGTAATCTCGGGCGACATCAAGAACGTGCACACCGTACGCACCGGCATCGAGTACATGATGTACCTGGCCGAGTGGTACACCAAAAACGCGCAAGAGGAAAGTACCGTGGGCTTCTTCCAGATTGGCGGCGGCATTGCCGGCGACTTCCCGATTTGCGTGGTGCCGATGCTGCACCAGGACTTGCAGCGCACCGGCGTGCCGCTGTGGGGCTACTTCGCCCAAATCTCCGACTCGACCACCTCGTACGGCTCGTACTCGGGTGCCGTACCGAACGAAAAAATCACCTGGGGTAAGCTGGGCCAAGATACCCCGAAGTTCATCATCGAATCGGACGCTACCATTGTGGCGCCGCTGATCTTCGCGATGGTGTTGGGTCAGTAATTGGCTTAACTAGCAATAAAAAGCCCGCTGCGGAAGCTTCCGCAGCGGGCTTTTTTGTGGTGCTACTGTGATGACAGGATTCTGATAGGACAAGCAATTCACAAGACCTAGCTGACACAGAAGTTAGGATTCACAAACCATTGGTTTAAATCAGCTGCCCTACCAAGATAGGATGGCCTTAAAGCCTATCGAACCGGTGCCGCTTGCCCGGAGCGTGGTTTGGGAGCCGTTTTCTGCCGGAAGTCTTCGAGCAGGCTGGGGTCTTGGCGAATGAGCGAGAACATGATGGCTATTTGCACTAATATCAGGCTCACCACTAGCACCACGGTTTGCAGCACCACGGTGCCAATGCTGCGCACCCATTTATCCTCCGCAGGCATGCGGGCTGGCTCGAGCAGTTGGCGGAACACCCACGCAGAATAAGCCATGTAGGGCAACATGGTAAGCATCATCCAGGGCTGCAGCGCCGGAAAATAGCGTATCAGCAGCAGCAGCGGAATCATAAACACGGTAGAGATGATGGTGGTGGTGCCGGATACGAATGCCTGGCATAGCAGCATCTCTGCAAAGTTGAATTTTGAAGGCCGCAGCAGCCATACGGCCAGCGCCGCGTTGGCGGGCAGAATGATCAAGTAAATCAGCGTGGGGTACTTGGCATAGAGCTGCATGTAGCGCTCCATTATGAGTTGTATCAGCCGCGGCATTTCGGCTTGTTGGGCAGCTGGTACGGGGTTTATGCCCACTGCCGAGAGCAGCAGCATGCTCACGGCGGTAATCAGTAGCAAATAGGTGATGGGCCGGAAGTGCTGGGCCCGCCGGCCGGCCATGTACTCGTGCAGGGTGGCGCCGGGCCGCGTTAGCATCTGGCGTAGGGTGTAGCCAACGCCCTTGTCGACGTGCCAGATGGAGTGCGGCAGATCGTGAAACAGCAGCGAGCGGAGCGTAAAGCGGTGCGCGTGGTGGGCGTCTTGCCCGCAGTGCGCGCAGTACCGGTCGGCAAGCGCGGTGCCGCAATTCAGGCAAGCTGCATGGTGGGGCGGCGCCTCGGCGGGCGCAACGGCCGTGTGGTTGGGCGCAGCGGACAGGGTAGTGGTTGTGTGCATGCGGAAAGGTGCAGGGCTTAAGCATTGAATAATAGAAAATTACCCGAGACTTAAAAGCCTCGCCTAACGCGCGCCTAGGTGGTACGTAAGCAAATGAGCGTAACCACCCACAAGAGCGTGCTATATGAAAATAGTTATCCGCTGCTGCCGGGCCGTTGTGGCCGGCTTGCCGTTGCTGCTGACAGCCTGCGGCGACCAAAACACGAAGTCGCCGGTGCAAGCGCCCGGCGCCGAAAAATCGGTGAAAACCAAGGTGCTGGAGGCCGGCGCCGATGTGCTGCAAGGCAAGGCCCCGCTGCGCCAGCTCGACATGTACCTCGACGGCTTTCACTTTTACAGCGGCCGCATGAACGAGCAAATGGAGGCGCACCACTTCTGCCAAAAGCTTAACGAAGACGTAACGCAGTGCGTGATTTACGACGGTAACGGAGCAGGCGCAAAAATCATGGGCATCGAGTACATCGTGTCGCGGAGGTTGTTTGAGAAGCTGCCCACCGAAGAGAAAAAACTTTGGCACAGCCACAGCTACGAGGTGAAATCGGGCACGCTGGTGGCGCCGGGCATCCCCGCCGTGGCCGAGCACGAGCTGATGGAGCAAATCGTGAGCACTTACGGCAAAACCCTGCACACCTGGCACACCGATAAAGACAAGGAACTGCCCTACGGCGGCCCGCAGCTGATGATGGGTTTTACGAAGGATGGCCAGGCCGATACCGCCATGATTGGCCGCCGCGACCGGCGCCTAGGGGTTTCGAGCCAGGAAAACCGCCAACGGCGCGCCGACATACAAGCCCCGCCCGTGCTGCCCGGCGCCGATGCCTGGGAGAAAGGGGAGGTGCGGCAGTTCGGCATCAGCAACCAAGCCGGCAGCCACAACCACTAAGTAAAGAACGAAGCTCCCCTCCTCAGCTGAGGAGGGGACGCGGCGGTTTACCGCCGCTGGGGTGGTTGACAATCGTTGCTGACGCCCGCACCATCCGCCTGCCAGGCCTGCCACCCGCCCCACCTGCTTAAACCACCTAGGGCCCAAAGTACAAGCGCCTGCCCCAGCAATGGGGCAGGCGCTTGGTGTTGTAACCGACCTAGGGTTAGAAGCGGAACAGCGGTCGGGCCGGGTTCCAGATGCCCCACGGAATCATGAGCAGCACCAGCAGCAACGCAATGCCGAAGTAAATGGCGGCGCGGCGGTGCTTGGTTACGTCGTCGGCGGGCTTTTTGGAAAGCGAGCGGCCGATTTGGGCAAACACCACAGCCAAAATCATGGTGGTGATGTGCTCGACGCCCCAGAAACGGGCGGCGGGGTCTTTCATTACGGCGCCCATGCCGCCGGCGGCCTCCATGCCCTTCACGCCGAAGGGGCTCAGGGCAAAGTACAGAATCAGGCCCAGCAGTAGCTGTAGGTGCATCGAGCCGATAAAGGCAGCGCCCATGCCGTTGTCGGCGCCGGTGTAAGGTTTGCGGCCGAGCCAGCCCGACAGGGCACGGAACAGCGCTATCAAACCAAAAATCAGCACAAGCCAGCGCGACCAAGAGTGCAGCAGCAGTACGATGGAGTAGGCAGAGGTCATAGATAGCAAATTGGTGAGGCGGTAAAGGTAAGGAGGGTATTTGGTACTGGGTAGTTGGTATTGGGGAGATTGTATTGAGTACTGAGTACTCAGTATTTAGTACCGAGCAGTGGGTTGTGAGCACAGAAAAAAGGACAAACAAGGCCGCCTGAAACCTGCGCCCTAGGTCGGCCATAGACAGCTAACAGCTGACTGGCAACCGGCAACTAGCCTTCCAGCGGATACACTTCTTCCGGGATAAAAAGGTCGCCTTCTTGCCGCAAAATGGCGAGGTTGCTGATGCGTAGCTTGAGGTTGTAGGTTTGCTCGTTGAGGTACTGCAGCACGGGGCCTAGCAGCTCGGGCGTGGTATCGTGAAGGGCCAGCGAAATGTGGGGCAGCCACAGCTCGGGCGTGCTGAACTTGTCGGTGCGCAGGCACAGCGGCGCGGTGGCGCCCAGCAGGCGGGTGTGCAGGCGGTTGAGCTCCTCGGAGCGCAGCACCGGAATGTAGATAACCGGATTGGGCCCCGGAAACAGCCCCAGGCCCGTGGTGAAAGCCTCGAACGGGGCCGTGGTAGCGGCCACGTCCTCCAGCACGGCTTTCAGCGACTCGTGCTTGCTTACGCCGGCCAGCAGGTAGGTAATGTGCGGGTCGGGGGTGTCCTGCACGTCGTCGAGGCCGAACTCATCTTCCAGGCTCTGAATGATGCCGTTGATTAGCGAGGCGTTCTGCGGATTCAGCAGGGAAGTAATTGCTAGCATATGCCGGGCTTAAACTGCCGAAGGGCGCTGAAGGTTAAGGCCGGGATTGGCTTGTTGGCGCATTTGGGCGTTAAACTGCTCGCTTTGCCCGCGCGGAATGCTGAGGGTGTGCCACTCCTCGCCCCGGATTTGCTTGGCCAGCTGCACCAGCTGGCCGGTGTGGTAGGCGTAGTGGGTTATTTGCCGCTGCAAGGCACCTAGGGCGGTGTAGGGCTCTTGCCTGATGTACACGGTGCGCAGCCAATCGGCGGGGTGCTGCTCCAGGTGGTCGAGCACGGCCCACAACACCGGCCAGGCTTGCTGCCACTGCTGCTGCAAGTGCGCTACGGCCTGGGCCGACGTGGGCTCCTCAAACTCCTGGCCGCGGTGGCGGTCGGGCTTTTCGCCGTCGGCGGTCCAGAAATCGGTAAAGCGCGAGCGAAGGTTGCCCACGAGGTGCTGCACCAGCACGGCCGCGCTGTTCGACTCGGGCCCCGGGCGCCACAGCCACTGCTCGGGCGTAAGCTGCGCCAAAGCCTTATCGGCAAGTGCCTTGTACGACTGAAAGCTGTGGCGAACGGTGGCCAACAGGCCGGCCGCCAGCGCATCGGGAGCTGACATAAGCAATTGCAGTGGGGTGAGGGATAACGGCGCTAAGGTATACGGCCGCCGGGCAACGCCGCCCAACATCGGCCGCCGCCGCGGGTTTTTCGTTTACGCACTGCTCAACCGCTCCAAACGCCCATGCCAAAAGCGCCTGCCAACCACGCCCACACGGCGGCCAATGCCCAGCCGCGCCGCTTGCGGCGTTGGCTGTGGTGGGTAGGGGGCGTGCTGCTGCTGCTGCTAGGGCTGGTGGCCATCGGCCTGAACATGCTCGACCCTTGGCTGCGCCGGACGCTGCAAGAGCAAGTAGCCCGCAAAACCAACGGCCAGTACGAGCTGCGCATCGGGGCCCTGCGCACCAACTTGCGCCAAGGTTCGCTTACGCTGCGCAACGTGTGGGTGCGGCCCGCGGGCTGGCCAAACCATCAACCAAAAGCCGGGCAGCCAGCGCCTTGGCTGCTGCTCACCGTCGACCACGCCCGGGTGGGCGGCGTAAGCCTGGGCGCTTTGCTGAAGGGCGAACTGGTGGCCGTGGATACAGTGCTGATCGAAACCGTGCGGGCGCGGGTGCTTGGCACGCCCACCAACCCCGGCGGCAGCCAGCCCCTGCACGAGCAGTTGCCCAAGCGCGTGCCGGGCATCCGTATCGGGCTGTTTACGCTGCGCGATGTGCGCGTAGCTTCGGGGCAGCGCGGGCAGGAGCGCACCCAACTGCGGCAGGGCAACTTGGTGGCGCAGGATATCCTGATTAGCCGCGGCGGGGCTTCCGATACAACCCGCCTCGGTTACGCTGCGGCTTTTGAGCTGACGGCTAACGGCATGGCAATAAAAGCACCCGGGCACTACGTGCGCCTAGGTGCAGCGCGCTTCAGCAGCAGGCAGCGGGAGCTTCAGCTCGATTCGTTGCGGGTGGTGCCCGTGGCCGATAAGCAAGCAAAGCCGGGCAGCACGCAAGCCAATTTGTGGCTGCCAAAGGTGCGGCTGAGCGGGCTGCAGCCTAAGCTGTTGCCGCGCCGCGTGCTGCAAGCCGGTACGCTGCGCCTGGTGGCGATGCGCTTGCACTTGGCCGCCCCCGCTACGCCGCCCCCGCCGCTCCACAAAATGCTGGCGCCCTACCTGCGGCGGGTGCAGCTGGGCCATGTGCACCTAGGGCAAAGCCGGCTGCGCATCACGCGGGTATCGATGCAGCCCGAAGTGCGCGACTTGAATATCGTGGGCACCAACATCCGCATCGATTCGGTGGCGGCGCAGGATGCCCAGCGGGTGCTGTACGCCCGCAACTGGCAAGTGCGCACCGGCCGGGCCCAGCTCCGCCTCGATGCCCCTTACTACCGCCTCAGCACCGAGCACCTAGGGCTGAGTACCCGCGAGCGGCAACTGCGCATCACCGGCTTGCTTGTTCAGCCCACCATGGAACCCGACGCCATGGCCCGTCGCAAAGGCCACCAGGCTTCGCACCTCACGTTTCGGTTGCCCGAGTTGCGCGTGCGGGGCTTCGATTTTGGGGCCCTCGCGCGGCACAAAGCCGTGCTGATGCAGGAACTGGAGCTGCGCAACCCCCGCATGCACATCATCAGCAACTCCAAATACCCCATCAACCCCAACTTGTCGGTGGTAACGCCCGAGAACGTGGGCAAGCTGCCATTCCGGTTGGATGTGCGTACGCTGCGGGTGCGCAGCTTCGATATGCGCTTCACCTTCACGGGCAAGCGGGCGTTGCGGCCGGGGCATTTTACTATTACCCGCCTGAGCGGCGTGGGTACCAACATCAGCAACGACCCCAAACGCATGCGTGCCAGCAGCCCCGCCGTGCTGCAGGCCACGGCCTACCTAGGGGGCAAATGCCGCATGCAAGCCAAGGCCTGGCTGCCGCTGCTCGATGCCAACGGCACGCACCGCGTGGAGGGCACCTTTGCCCCGGCGGCGTTTGCGTTGCTGAACCCCGTAACCGAGCCCACCCGCTTTGCGCGCTTCGAGCGGGGGCAGTTGCACAGCCTGCGAGCCAAGTTGCTGGTAAACCGCCGCGAGGTAACCGGCACCATGTGGGCCCACTACTCCAACCTGAAGGTGGATTTGCTAAGCCGCCGCGGCGGCGGCCCCGATCGGCAGAAGCTGCTTACTAAAGTGGTATCGAAGGCGAGCAACGTGCTGGTGGTGCGCGACGACAACCCGCGCGGCAAAGGCAAGCCCCTGGAGCCCGGCAAAATTCGCTCCGACCGCAACTTGCACTACGGCGTGTTTTCGGTGTGGCTGCAGGGCCTCAATAGCGGCTTGCTCAACAGCGTAGGCGTGCCCAGCAAAATGGCCGAGGAGATTAGCGAAATGTAGCGTGGCTCGGCCCTAGGTGCCAAGCAGCTCAGCGGCTGGCAGCACCTAGGGGCAGAAAAAGCAAAGGCCCGGAACACGCGTTCCGGGCCTTTGGCTGGTTTGCAGTGGCGGCGCTT includes the following:
- a CDS encoding DUF3667 domain-containing protein, which encodes MHTTTTLSAAPNHTAVAPAEAPPHHAACLNCGTALADRYCAHCGQDAHHAHRFTLRSLLFHDLPHSIWHVDKGVGYTLRQMLTRPGATLHEYMAGRRAQHFRPITYLLLITAVSMLLLSAVGINPVPAAQQAEMPRLIQLIMERYMQLYAKYPTLIYLIILPANAALAVWLLRPSKFNFAEMLLCQAFVSGTTTIISTVFMIPLLLLIRYFPALQPWMMLTMLPYMAYSAWVFRQLLEPARMPAEDKWVRSIGTVVLQTVVLVVSLILVQIAIMFSLIRQDPSLLEDFRQKTAPKPRSGQAAPVR
- a CDS encoding OBAP family protein; the protein is MKIVIRCCRAVVAGLPLLLTACGDQNTKSPVQAPGAEKSVKTKVLEAGADVLQGKAPLRQLDMYLDGFHFYSGRMNEQMEAHHFCQKLNEDVTQCVIYDGNGAGAKIMGIEYIVSRRLFEKLPTEEKKLWHSHSYEVKSGTLVAPGIPAVAEHELMEQIVSTYGKTLHTWHTDKDKELPYGGPQLMMGFTKDGQADTAMIGRRDRRLGVSSQENRQRRADIQAPPVLPGADAWEKGEVRQFGISNQAGSHNH
- a CDS encoding 2'-5' RNA ligase family protein; the protein is MLAITSLLNPQNASLINGIIQSLEDEFGLDDVQDTPDPHITYLLAGVSKHESLKAVLEDVAATTAPFEAFTTGLGLFPGPNPVIYIPVLRSEELNRLHTRLLGATAPLCLRTDKFSTPELWLPHISLALHDTTPELLGPVLQYLNEQTYNLKLRISNLAILRQEGDLFIPEEVYPLEG
- a CDS encoding DinB family protein codes for the protein MSAPDALAAGLLATVRHSFQSYKALADKALAQLTPEQWLWRPGPESNSAAVLVQHLVGNLRSRFTDFWTADGEKPDRHRGQEFEEPTSAQAVAHLQQQWQQAWPVLWAVLDHLEQHPADWLRTVYIRQEPYTALGALQRQITHYAYHTGQLVQLAKQIRGEEWHTLSIPRGQSEQFNAQMRQQANPGLNLQRPSAV
- a CDS encoding AsmA family protein, giving the protein MPKAPANHAHTAANAQPRRLRRWLWWVGGVLLLLLGLVAIGLNMLDPWLRRTLQEQVARKTNGQYELRIGALRTNLRQGSLTLRNVWVRPAGWPNHQPKAGQPAPWLLLTVDHARVGGVSLGALLKGELVAVDTVLIETVRARVLGTPTNPGGSQPLHEQLPKRVPGIRIGLFTLRDVRVASGQRGQERTQLRQGNLVAQDILISRGGASDTTRLGYAAAFELTANGMAIKAPGHYVRLGAARFSSRQRELQLDSLRVVPVADKQAKPGSTQANLWLPKVRLSGLQPKLLPRRVLQAGTLRLVAMRLHLAAPATPPPPLHKMLAPYLRRVQLGHVHLGQSRLRITRVSMQPEVRDLNIVGTNIRIDSVAAQDAQRVLYARNWQVRTGRAQLRLDAPYYRLSTEHLGLSTRERQLRITGLLVQPTMEPDAMARRKGHQASHLTFRLPELRVRGFDFGALARHKAVLMQELELRNPRMHIISNSKYPINPNLSVVTPENVGKLPFRLDVRTLRVRSFDMRFTFTGKRALRPGHFTITRLSGVGTNISNDPKRMRASSPAVLQATAYLGGKCRMQAKAWLPLLDANGTHRVEGTFAPAAFALLNPVTEPTRFARFERGQLHSLRAKLLVNRREVTGTMWAHYSNLKVDLLSRRGGGPDRQKLLTKVVSKASNVLVVRDDNPRGKGKPLEPGKIRSDRNLHYGVFSVWLQGLNSGLLNSVGVPSKMAEEISEM